In Rhizobiales bacterium NRL2, a genomic segment contains:
- a CDS encoding copper resistance protein CopB, whose amino-acid sequence MIKNGIWHRPLLAVAAATLLLTGAQMAQAQVADEEVFTFLQVERFEYRATDGKDLLNWEAQGWAGTDTNKAWLKTEGEKLVGGKVEDAEVQLLYSRMIAPFWDLQVGARYDIRPDPSRGFAVFGVQGFAPYFFEVDAAGFVSEDGDVSARIEAEYELLLTQRLILQPSAELNFAVQEVERLGIGRGLSDVELGLRLRYEIVREFAPYVGVSWERKVGRTADFARREGEDVDSLALVAGVRFWF is encoded by the coding sequence ATGATCAAGAACGGCATATGGCACCGGCCGCTGCTCGCTGTGGCAGCGGCCACGCTCCTGCTCACGGGCGCCCAGATGGCGCAGGCCCAGGTCGCCGACGAAGAGGTCTTCACGTTCCTGCAGGTGGAGCGGTTCGAGTACCGAGCGACAGACGGCAAGGATCTCTTGAACTGGGAGGCCCAGGGCTGGGCCGGGACCGACACCAACAAGGCTTGGCTCAAGACCGAGGGCGAGAAGCTTGTTGGCGGCAAGGTGGAAGACGCCGAGGTGCAGCTCCTCTACAGCCGGATGATCGCCCCGTTCTGGGACCTGCAGGTCGGCGCGCGTTATGACATCCGGCCGGACCCATCGCGCGGCTTCGCCGTCTTCGGCGTCCAGGGCTTTGCACCCTACTTCTTCGAGGTGGACGCCGCGGGCTTCGTCAGCGAGGACGGCGACGTCTCGGCCCGGATCGAGGCGGAGTACGAGCTCCTGCTCACACAACGGCTCATCTTGCAGCCGTCGGCCGAACTCAACTTCGCCGTCCAGGAGGTCGAGCGGCTCGGCATCGGGCGCGGCCTCAGCGATGTCGAGCTGGGGCTGAGGCTTCGTTACGAGATCGTCCGGGAGTTCGCGCCTTATGTCGGCGTCTCCTGGGAACGCAAGGTCGGACGGACGGCCGACTTTGCCCGACGAGAGGGCGAGGACGTCGACAGCCTCGCGCTCGTCGCCGGTGTCCGGTTCTGGTTCTGA
- a CDS encoding pseudoazurin, translated as MRALRTLTGTLLAMAVAGGIATANAAEATIEMLNKGEDGRFVYSPQLVRIKPGETVTFVATDKGHDAVSIAGMLPGGAQPLKVPFNKDGSFTLTEPGVYGIRCTPHVGLGMVTVIVVGEPTNLEAAEAAASKLPPKARERMQALLSQVS; from the coding sequence ATGCGCGCATTACGCACGCTCACCGGAACTCTGCTCGCGATGGCCGTGGCGGGCGGGATCGCCACGGCTAACGCGGCAGAAGCCACAATCGAAATGCTCAACAAGGGCGAGGACGGCCGCTTCGTCTATTCGCCGCAGCTCGTCCGCATCAAGCCGGGCGAGACCGTCACCTTCGTCGCGACCGACAAGGGACACGACGCTGTGTCGATCGCCGGCATGCTGCCCGGCGGCGCACAGCCGCTCAAGGTCCCGTTCAACAAGGACGGATCCTTCACCCTGACGGAACCCGGCGTCTACGGGATCCGGTGCACGCCACACGTCGGTCTGGGGATGGTGACCGTGATTGTCGTAGGCGAGCCGACGAATCTCGAGGCCGCCGAGGCCGCCGCCAGCAAGCTTCCCCCGAAGGCGAGAGAGCGCATGCAGGCGCTCCTCTCGCAAGTCTCGTGA